In Pasteurella multocida subsp. multocida OH4807, a genomic segment contains:
- a CDS encoding hypothetical protein (COG1794 Aspartate racemase), producing the protein MKTLGIIGGMSPESTVTYYSLINQLVNQAKGGNHSAPLVMVNIEFEEIVRLQKQGEWQKAGKILATAAQKLTQIGAEGILLATNTMHKVASHIIEAIDVPFLHIIDATAEAIKAKQVKQIALLGTQFTMQDHFYRDLLLAHDIIPIIPSHAQQQEIHRIIFTELCIGKSTPESKQFYLDVIADLEKQGAQGVILGCTEIGLLINQQDATLPFFDTTTLHAQKAAEFILTE; encoded by the coding sequence CACTCGGTATTATTGGCGGTATGTCACCTGAAAGCACGGTAACTTATTATAGTTTAATCAATCAGTTAGTGAATCAAGCAAAAGGTGGAAATCATAGTGCACCATTAGTGATGGTGAATATTGAGTTTGAAGAAATTGTGCGTTTACAAAAACAAGGCGAATGGCAAAAAGCAGGGAAAATCCTCGCGACCGCTGCACAAAAATTAACTCAAATAGGGGCTGAGGGAATATTGTTAGCAACTAATACAATGCATAAAGTTGCGTCTCATATTATTGAGGCAATTGATGTCCCTTTTCTGCATATTATTGATGCTACAGCAGAAGCGATTAAAGCCAAACAAGTTAAGCAAATTGCATTATTAGGTACACAATTTACAATGCAAGATCACTTTTATCGAGATCTTTTATTGGCACATGACATTATCCCTATTATCCCAAGCCATGCGCAGCAACAAGAAATTCATCGTATTATTTTTACTGAGCTTTGTATCGGCAAAAGCACCCCCGAATCGAAACAATTTTATCTTGATGTGATTGCAGATTTAGAAAAACAAGGTGCCCAAGGGGTAATTTTAGGCTGTACTGAAATTGGTTTATTAATTAATCAACAGGATGCCACGCTACCATTTTTTGATACCACCACATTACACGCACAAAAAGCCGCTGAGTTTATTCTCACGGAATAA
- a CDS encoding hypothetical protein (COG0697 Permeases of the drug/metabolite transporter (DMT) superfamily), translating to MAHIALTEKTAMVGLVVGCVIFGLGSLIVAYVPVGAYAIAFWRLFVAAMIFYTLAKCAKQQAPISSKAKHYALISGAFLGLDLALWHESIYAVGPGISTLLNSLQIFWLSAIGFFWFRERQSTLQLFSLCLAVFGVALIGSPEFKQNQNALWGFISGIVSGLMLALSMVYIRKTQQAAVTPIFPLMFRVSVGGMLILLVPALWFNHTQLYPTTWEQLGLILIYGAVMQCLAWGMIAYAIPLLSLSVTGLLLLSEPVAALVIDYLLLNKAINGLQWCGALLTMLAIYLGSLRPTKTPPKH from the coding sequence ATGGCGCATATTGCACTTACAGAAAAAACCGCCATGGTTGGCTTAGTGGTGGGGTGCGTTATTTTTGGTCTTGGCAGTTTAATTGTGGCTTATGTCCCCGTTGGCGCTTATGCCATTGCATTTTGGCGTTTATTTGTCGCCGCAATGATTTTTTATACACTAGCCAAGTGCGCGAAACAACAAGCGCCCATTTCAAGCAAAGCAAAACATTACGCCCTGATTTCTGGTGCATTTTTAGGTTTAGATTTAGCTTTGTGGCATGAGAGTATTTATGCTGTGGGACCAGGGATTTCCACGTTATTAAACAGCCTGCAAATTTTCTGGCTCTCTGCAATTGGTTTTTTCTGGTTTCGTGAACGGCAAAGTACTTTACAGTTATTCAGCCTCTGCCTAGCAGTCTTTGGTGTTGCCTTAATTGGCAGCCCAGAGTTTAAACAAAATCAAAATGCGTTGTGGGGGTTTATTTCGGGTATCGTATCTGGCTTGATGTTGGCGTTATCGATGGTCTATATTCGCAAAACACAGCAAGCCGCCGTGACACCTATTTTTCCATTAATGTTTCGCGTCAGTGTAGGAGGAATGTTAATTCTGTTGGTACCTGCGTTATGGTTTAATCACACTCAACTTTATCCAACGACCTGGGAACAACTGGGATTAATACTGATTTATGGTGCAGTCATGCAATGTTTAGCTTGGGGAATGATCGCTTACGCGATCCCGTTGTTATCCCTTAGTGTCACAGGTCTGTTACTGCTTTCAGAGCCTGTTGCTGCGTTAGTAATAGACTACTTATTACTCAATAAAGCGATCAATGGGTTACAATGGTGTGGCGCGCTTTTAACTATGTTAGCCATTTATTTAGGGTCATTACGCCCCACTAAAACACCACCTAAACATTAG